One Aureibacillus halotolerans DNA segment encodes these proteins:
- a CDS encoding ABC transporter permease — protein sequence MKKNWDLYLLVLPVVIYFLVFKYFPMYGVQIAFKDFIATQGILGSEWVGFEHFIRFFDSFYFWRLLSNTIGISLYGLAVGFPIPILLALLLNEVKNKHGKSFVQTVTYAPHFLSTVVVVGMLFLFLSPNGAINQLLSFIGLSEILFLTEPEWFKTTYVFSSVWQQMGWSSIIYLAALAGIDPQLHEAAKMDGASRLQRIWHVNLPGIKATIIILLILQTGSILSVGFEKVFLMQNDLNMEASDVIATHIYRTGIVGAQYSYSAAIGLFESLLNFFILLAVNFAAKKTSNTSLW from the coding sequence ATGAAGAAAAACTGGGATTTGTACCTACTCGTATTACCGGTTGTGATTTATTTTCTTGTGTTTAAGTATTTTCCAATGTATGGTGTGCAAATTGCTTTTAAGGATTTTATTGCCACCCAAGGCATCCTTGGAAGTGAATGGGTGGGGTTTGAGCATTTTATTCGATTTTTTGACTCGTTTTATTTTTGGCGACTTTTGTCGAATACGATTGGCATCAGTTTATACGGATTGGCGGTAGGTTTTCCGATTCCCATTCTGTTAGCATTGCTGCTAAACGAAGTGAAAAACAAACACGGCAAAAGCTTCGTGCAAACCGTTACATATGCGCCTCATTTTTTATCGACCGTTGTTGTGGTCGGGATGTTGTTTTTATTTTTATCGCCAAACGGTGCGATCAACCAATTGTTGTCTTTTATTGGCCTATCTGAAATTTTATTTTTAACAGAGCCTGAATGGTTTAAAACGACATATGTCTTTTCAAGTGTATGGCAACAGATGGGGTGGAGTTCAATTATTTATCTCGCGGCACTTGCTGGCATTGATCCACAGCTTCACGAGGCTGCGAAAATGGACGGGGCTTCTCGTTTGCAACGAATTTGGCATGTGAATTTGCCCGGCATCAAAGCAACAATCATTATTTTATTGATTCTCCAAACAGGAAGTATTTTATCGGTTGGCTTTGAGAAGGTCTTTCTCATGCAAAACGATCTGAACATGGAAGCGTCAGATGTGATCGCGACCCACATTTATCGGACAGGGATTGTGGGAGCGCAGTACAGCTACTCCGCCGCCATCGGGTTGTTTGAGTCACTGCTCAACTTCTTCATACTGCTTGCTGTCAATTTTGCTGCGAAGAAAACGAGCAATACAAGTCTTTGGTAG
- a CDS encoding flavin reductase family protein has translation MADHQQTYKDVMSKYPTGVTIVTTTGEDGEPVGLTVNSFASVSIDPLLVLWSIDDHVNSKNIFANAKGFAVHILAEEQGDLCWTFARKDVDRFASCKWSLSPNGLPIIEGAKAVLQCDTYQAVPAGDHTVMIGKVIDIENSDRTPMIYYHRGIRPMPAEWNKE, from the coding sequence ATGGCTGATCACCAACAAACGTATAAAGACGTAATGTCAAAGTATCCAACAGGTGTAACGATCGTGACCACCACAGGAGAGGATGGCGAACCCGTAGGTCTAACTGTAAATTCGTTTGCCTCGGTCTCAATTGACCCATTGCTCGTGCTTTGGTCGATTGATGATCATGTCAATTCAAAAAACATTTTCGCAAATGCGAAGGGCTTTGCCGTGCATATCCTCGCCGAAGAGCAGGGAGACCTTTGCTGGACCTTCGCACGAAAAGACGTCGATCGATTTGCGTCCTGCAAGTGGAGCTTGTCACCAAACGGACTGCCAATTATCGAAGGCGCCAAAGCTGTACTTCAATGCGACACCTATCAAGCTGTACCCGCTGGTGATCATACCGTCATGATCGGTAAAGTCATTGATATTGAAAACAGCGACCGCACACCAATGATTTATTACCACCGCGGCATTCGTCCTATGCCAGCCGAGTGGAACAAGGAATAA
- a CDS encoding ABC transporter permease, translating to MARSMKKRRFSTLDGIVWATGILVYVFLLLPVLVIALSAFSPTPYPTFPPSGFSLHWFGEVFRNEAWTAALMNSIVLLLIVTPLTVLLGTTAAYALARLRFPGRGALQAFMLSPLMIPQVVLGIALLYVFTSLGWSGSLGALVIGHMIIAFPYVVRTVSVSMSNMNPRLELASQSLGAGPAETFYKITLPLIKPGIIAGAVFSAVTSFGEISISLFVSGPSTVTIPVRTFGYIEQTFDPTVNAISFLFIVVSIVALIIIEKTIGLTKVM from the coding sequence ATGGCTAGATCAATGAAGAAACGACGCTTTAGTACGTTAGATGGCATCGTCTGGGCAACAGGCATTCTCGTTTACGTATTTTTATTGCTGCCGGTGCTTGTCATTGCCTTGTCGGCATTTAGCCCCACACCGTACCCGACCTTCCCACCATCAGGTTTTTCGCTACATTGGTTTGGTGAGGTGTTCCGAAACGAAGCGTGGACAGCAGCGTTAATGAATTCTATTGTCCTGCTCCTCATCGTGACACCGCTCACTGTGCTGCTCGGAACAACGGCGGCGTATGCGTTGGCTAGGTTACGCTTTCCGGGACGTGGTGCCCTTCAAGCGTTTATGCTTAGTCCGTTAATGATTCCGCAAGTCGTGCTAGGGATTGCACTTCTGTATGTGTTCACGTCGCTCGGATGGTCGGGTTCACTCGGAGCGCTTGTGATAGGACACATGATTATCGCGTTTCCTTATGTCGTAAGGACCGTGAGCGTGTCGATGTCCAACATGAATCCTAGACTAGAGCTTGCTTCCCAGAGTCTTGGCGCAGGTCCTGCCGAAACCTTTTATAAAATTACACTGCCGTTAATCAAGCCTGGCATTATTGCGGGGGCCGTCTTTTCCGCCGTCACTTCATTTGGAGAAATTTCAATTAGCCTGTTTGTCTCTGGTCCTTCGACAGTGACGATACCGGTCCGTACCTTTGGGTATATTGAACAAACCTTTGATCCAACAGTTAATGCAATTTCATTTTTGTTTATCGTTGTGTCGATCGTTGCTTTGATCATCATTGAGAAAACAATCGGACTGACAAAGGTGATGTAA
- a CDS encoding ABC transporter permease, with protein MAKSIKRGKASLFQWLMLSPTLVFLLLFLLIPFILLFVLSFREVGDFSQLLPTYSISQYAEVLTTPLYVKTIWMTLWIAFVTTVICLLLAYPAAYLLVRAPSRGLRAFFYIVLISPLLTSVVIRTFAWIVLLAQNGLVNDVLESLHLINEPLQMLWNMNAVVIAYVQVMLPFAVLPIVTSLGDVDGNLRKASMSMGAGRFQTFWKVTFPLTIPGMITGAMLVFSLAAGSYITPLLVGGRLQPFLPLSIYQQMMQVYNLPMAAAMAMILLVLVFIVIGILGGVLKRWEARMHG; from the coding sequence ATGGCAAAATCAATAAAGCGGGGAAAGGCATCACTGTTTCAATGGCTGATGTTGTCGCCAACACTGGTCTTCCTCCTCTTGTTTCTGCTCATCCCATTCATCCTTCTATTTGTTTTAAGCTTTCGTGAAGTCGGCGACTTTTCACAGCTGCTGCCAACGTACAGCATTTCGCAATATGCTGAGGTGTTAACAACGCCGTTGTACGTGAAGACAATTTGGATGACCCTATGGATTGCCTTTGTGACGACGGTGATTTGCTTGCTTTTGGCGTATCCAGCTGCCTATTTGCTAGTCCGTGCGCCGAGCCGAGGGCTACGCGCCTTTTTCTATATTGTCTTGATTTCACCATTGCTTACAAGTGTGGTCATTAGGACATTCGCATGGATCGTGCTTTTGGCTCAAAACGGTCTTGTTAATGATGTTCTCGAGTCGCTCCATCTCATTAACGAACCATTGCAAATGCTTTGGAACATGAATGCCGTCGTGATTGCTTACGTGCAAGTTATGCTACCATTTGCCGTGCTTCCTATTGTAACGTCTCTAGGAGATGTCGATGGCAACTTGCGTAAGGCATCGATGAGCATGGGAGCAGGACGCTTTCAAACCTTTTGGAAGGTCACCTTTCCGCTGACGATCCCTGGGATGATCACTGGTGCCATGCTCGTGTTTTCCCTCGCCGCAGGCAGCTATATTACCCCTCTATTGGTCGGGGGCAGACTGCAGCCCTTTTTGCCATTGTCGATCTATCAGCAGATGATGCAAGTCTATAATTTGCCAATGGCCGCAGCAATGGCGATGATTTTGCTTGTATTAGTGTTTATTGTTATCGGTATTTTAGGTGGCGTATTAAAACGTTGGGAGGCGAGAATGCATGGCTAG
- a CDS encoding ABC transporter ATP-binding protein: MTKGISIRGVSRQFGENTALRHVDLEVREGEFFSLLGPSGCGKTTLLNIIAGFLDPSSGDVYLDETDVTALPPFRRKMGMVFQNYALFPHLSVFDNVAYGLRVKKMPKADIAKKVEEVLALVRLEAYADRMPQQLSGGQQQRVAIARAMAIEPSVLLLDEPLSNLDAKLRKDMQTELRRIQRSIGITTILVTHDQEEALSLSDRIGILGDGELQQVGEPMQVYRQPANRFVAEFIGQVNILEGRKNNARSGDDVFHYDVSTHANETGGLHIAVPNEPALDQEADVQCMLRPERITIGAKPVTPGINHVTGVLKDVSYAGELLRLRFELKGRGELIVHATDPNFPTLPKAGEEMELSWRNEDIIPLVQRGDATWQNQ, translated from the coding sequence ATGACGAAAGGCATCTCAATCCGTGGAGTTAGTCGACAGTTCGGTGAAAACACGGCCTTACGTCATGTGGACCTTGAAGTTCGAGAAGGAGAATTTTTCTCCCTTCTCGGCCCAAGTGGCTGTGGAAAAACCACCTTATTAAACATTATTGCTGGTTTTCTTGACCCTTCTTCTGGAGACGTCTATCTAGATGAGACGGATGTCACAGCACTTCCGCCATTTCGAAGGAAAATGGGGATGGTGTTTCAAAACTATGCGTTGTTCCCGCATTTAAGTGTCTTTGACAACGTCGCGTATGGGCTGCGTGTCAAGAAAATGCCAAAAGCGGACATAGCCAAAAAAGTCGAGGAAGTCCTTGCTCTCGTGCGCTTGGAAGCTTATGCGGACCGGATGCCTCAGCAATTGAGTGGGGGGCAACAACAGCGCGTTGCCATTGCCCGAGCGATGGCCATTGAGCCATCTGTGTTGCTGTTGGATGAACCGTTAAGCAACCTTGACGCTAAGCTGCGCAAGGACATGCAAACAGAGCTGCGTCGTATTCAGCGAAGCATTGGGATTACGACCATTCTTGTCACACACGATCAGGAGGAGGCACTCAGTCTTTCTGATCGTATTGGCATTCTTGGCGATGGGGAGCTGCAACAGGTGGGCGAACCAATGCAGGTCTACCGCCAGCCGGCAAATCGTTTTGTTGCAGAATTTATCGGTCAGGTGAACATTCTCGAGGGTAGAAAAAACAACGCCAGATCGGGTGATGATGTATTTCATTACGATGTGAGTACGCACGCCAACGAAACAGGAGGCCTTCACATCGCAGTCCCGAATGAGCCGGCGTTGGATCAAGAGGCAGATGTGCAATGCATGCTGCGCCCAGAGCGGATAACTATTGGTGCAAAGCCAGTGACTCCAGGAATCAATCACGTCACCGGTGTGCTCAAGGACGTCAGCTATGCGGGTGAGCTGCTTCGTTTACGATTTGAGTTAAAGGGTCGCGGAGAGCTGATCGTCCACGCGACGGACCCGAATTTTCCTACGTTGCCAAAGGCAGGCGAGGAAATGGAGCTTTCTTGGAGAAATGAAGATATTATTCCGCTCGTCCAACGGGGGGATGCCACATGGCAAAATCAATAA
- a CDS encoding ABC transporter substrate-binding protein, translated as MKKQAIIGSLLLLALTACGGGGTTDNADGPLPETDKVVIGVTGGAWEENIISAGIKGFEEETGIEVDVVAGTDAEWFSKLRASNGNNPAYDVLVLQPDTITRAAATGLLQPLTEENVPNLADLYPSVQEKLQYEGETYAAGFSMGQLGIAYRKDLVDKAPESWKDLQDPAYAGHVAVSSPSYAAGLQFFSGWVNAFGGEESDQASIDKAFEELGKLSSNVVAYPDNAGSIQTLLERGDAWLVPFWDGRTFALQEAGLDLGFVYPEEGPVAAVASWVVTKGAPNEANAYKLVDYLSSPDVQKAFSDLTYYGMTNQNVEYSDSIADKVQVGEEFYRELKWVDYETASPNVADWTNRWTQVMGGGQ; from the coding sequence ATGAAAAAACAGGCCATCATTGGATCACTTTTGCTTTTAGCTCTAACCGCATGTGGCGGTGGAGGAACAACAGACAACGCGGACGGTCCGTTGCCAGAAACAGACAAAGTTGTAATCGGTGTAACGGGAGGTGCATGGGAGGAAAACATTATCTCCGCAGGCATTAAGGGCTTTGAAGAAGAAACTGGCATCGAGGTTGATGTTGTGGCAGGAACGGATGCCGAATGGTTTTCCAAACTTCGTGCGTCAAATGGAAACAACCCTGCGTATGACGTTCTCGTTCTTCAGCCAGACACAATCACGCGTGCAGCGGCAACAGGGCTACTACAGCCATTAACTGAGGAAAATGTACCGAATTTAGCAGACCTTTACCCATCTGTTCAGGAGAAGCTTCAGTATGAGGGAGAGACTTATGCAGCAGGCTTTAGCATGGGGCAGCTCGGCATTGCGTACCGCAAAGACCTCGTTGATAAAGCACCTGAAAGCTGGAAGGACCTACAGGATCCAGCGTATGCAGGGCATGTCGCTGTATCATCTCCTAGCTATGCAGCAGGCTTGCAGTTTTTCTCAGGCTGGGTCAATGCATTTGGTGGCGAGGAAAGCGATCAAGCATCTATTGATAAAGCCTTCGAAGAGCTCGGAAAACTTAGCAGCAATGTCGTCGCCTATCCAGACAATGCAGGCTCTATTCAGACGTTACTTGAGCGTGGAGACGCTTGGCTTGTGCCGTTTTGGGATGGACGTACCTTTGCTCTACAAGAAGCCGGTCTCGATCTTGGGTTCGTTTATCCTGAGGAAGGACCCGTTGCCGCAGTGGCAAGCTGGGTGGTTACAAAAGGCGCACCAAATGAAGCAAATGCCTACAAACTCGTCGACTATCTTTCAAGTCCTGACGTTCAAAAAGCGTTTTCAGACCTCACCTATTACGGGATGACCAATCAAAATGTGGAGTACAGCGATTCCATTGCCGACAAAGTACAGGTTGGTGAAGAGTTTTATCGCGAGCTGAAGTGGGTGGATTATGAAACAGCGTCCCCTAATGTGGCAGATTGGACAAACCGCTGGACGCAGGTGATGGGGGGAGGCCAATGA
- a CDS encoding hydantoinase B/oxoprolinase family protein, with the protein MRTDPATLEILRSYFNSIASGMGHVIERTSFTTFVKESADFATALATPKGEFYVYPKTVGVTIFMGLTLTRAIQELDSIEPGDIIITNDPYTTDGLATHLPDIHVFKPIFSEGELISFAWSFVHCSDVGGLVPASISPSATDIHQEGLRIPPVKLYKRGEPNKDVLRFLGANSRVPELNQGDINAMVAAVNTAEERLLRMVDKFGVSDVTAAMDDLLEQSESRSRQIIDRLPDGDYSFSDYLDDDIVSDTPIRLAVTAKVRGGDITLDFSTCDPQVRTAFNLVTNGSPHSFLFQGLINYIISTDPHIPINGGITRPIHVEAPRGTLVNPEYPAAVGVRHSITMRMYNVVLGALAKSMPEEVPAAGAGQAAIVVLSTPTGDGGKRSMAVVEPMGGGGGGQADMDGVDGIDHASGFLKNTPIESLEQHIDIFVKRYELLPNTAGPGKHRGGHAIGLDFEIVQPDSMVTARGMERLRFQPWGFAGGKAGASGSVHLNPGTSKETNEPKINVLKPEKKDVVQILSPGGGGWGHPYERDPEAVRQDVEAGLLTLSVAREAYGVELQQIGYAYKVQHDETKALRLAHFNEAPNPWDFGEAREAYERIWTTDASDVLALLVQQKPAAERWHYKQLLHDYFSNAKEALTEQDIQHAWTIIEHQEEN; encoded by the coding sequence ATGAGGACCGACCCAGCAACGCTCGAAATATTGCGCAGCTATTTTAATTCGATTGCCAGTGGGATGGGGCATGTGATTGAGCGAACCTCCTTTACGACGTTCGTGAAAGAGTCGGCCGATTTTGCGACGGCACTTGCAACGCCTAAAGGCGAATTTTATGTCTATCCGAAAACCGTCGGCGTCACCATCTTCATGGGACTGACGTTAACACGTGCCATTCAAGAGCTTGATTCGATCGAACCGGGCGATATTATTATTACCAACGATCCGTACACGACGGACGGGCTTGCGACGCACCTTCCTGATATTCATGTGTTTAAGCCGATCTTTTCAGAAGGTGAGCTGATCAGCTTTGCTTGGAGCTTCGTCCATTGCAGTGATGTAGGAGGTCTCGTGCCAGCAAGCATTTCGCCAAGTGCGACGGACATTCATCAAGAGGGACTTCGGATCCCGCCTGTTAAGTTGTACAAACGTGGCGAGCCAAACAAGGATGTGCTTCGTTTTTTAGGCGCGAACAGTCGCGTGCCTGAGCTGAACCAAGGTGATATTAACGCCATGGTGGCCGCTGTCAATACGGCAGAGGAGCGCCTGCTTCGGATGGTGGATAAGTTTGGTGTCTCTGATGTGACGGCGGCGATGGATGATTTACTCGAGCAAAGTGAATCACGGTCGCGGCAGATCATTGATCGACTTCCAGATGGTGATTATTCCTTCAGCGATTATCTCGACGATGACATCGTTTCCGACACACCGATTCGCTTGGCGGTTACCGCAAAAGTGCGCGGTGGCGACATCACCCTTGATTTTTCAACCTGTGATCCCCAAGTGAGAACAGCCTTTAACTTAGTGACAAACGGAAGTCCTCATTCTTTTCTGTTTCAGGGCTTGATAAATTACATTATTAGCACAGACCCACACATCCCGATTAACGGTGGCATCACGCGACCTATCCATGTCGAAGCACCTCGTGGGACACTTGTGAACCCTGAATACCCTGCCGCAGTCGGGGTGCGTCACTCAATTACGATGCGCATGTACAATGTTGTTCTTGGTGCGCTTGCTAAATCGATGCCAGAAGAAGTGCCCGCGGCTGGTGCGGGGCAAGCGGCCATTGTCGTGTTATCCACGCCAACAGGTGATGGCGGCAAGCGTAGCATGGCCGTTGTCGAACCAATGGGCGGCGGGGGTGGTGGTCAAGCCGATATGGATGGTGTCGATGGCATTGACCATGCGTCTGGCTTCTTGAAGAACACGCCAATTGAAAGCCTTGAGCAGCATATTGATATCTTCGTCAAGCGCTATGAATTGTTGCCGAATACGGCAGGTCCCGGCAAGCATCGTGGCGGTCATGCGATCGGACTTGATTTTGAAATTGTGCAACCTGACTCAATGGTGACAGCTCGCGGAATGGAGCGTCTGCGTTTTCAGCCTTGGGGTTTCGCTGGTGGAAAAGCAGGAGCTTCGGGCAGTGTACACCTTAACCCAGGGACTTCGAAGGAAACCAACGAACCAAAAATTAATGTGCTTAAGCCAGAAAAAAAAGATGTCGTTCAGATTCTTTCTCCTGGAGGCGGCGGCTGGGGACATCCTTATGAACGGGACCCTGAAGCGGTTCGTCAAGATGTCGAAGCAGGGCTGCTCACACTGTCAGTGGCTCGTGAAGCTTATGGTGTAGAGCTTCAGCAAATCGGATACGCATATAAAGTGCAGCATGACGAGACAAAGGCGTTACGTCTGGCTCATTTTAATGAAGCGCCAAACCCTTGGGATTTTGGCGAGGCACGTGAGGCCTATGAGCGTATTTGGACGACGGATGCGAGTGATGTACTTGCCTTGCTCGTGCAGCAAAAGCCAGCAGCCGAACGTTGGCATTACAAACAGCTTCTACACGATTATTTTTCAAATGCGAAAGAAGCGTTAACAGAACAAGACATTCAACACGCTTGGACCATTATTGAACATCAGGAGGAAAACTAA
- a CDS encoding hydantoinase/oxoprolinase family protein: MGKQTYRLGIDIGGTFTDLTLLNVNTGLLKTLKMPTVPEDPAAGIQKGLDMLEDDGINVSSITYFVHGTTIGLNTLLQRKGAKTALFVTEGFRDILSLQRLRLPVPYDFRSRLPEPLVPRKHVYSISERMLHTGDVHQPLEIASIDQAIDQALEENIEGIVVAFLHSYRNSTHEEKAVERIRERAPHIEVIGSAALWPQMREFERAVLGAANVYIQPKVRAYFTTLKERLESRGVRTTPFITQSNGGIMTIETAAEAPVRTLFSGPAAGVVGALQEAKASGLKDIVTFDMGGTSADISIIENGHPTFTQANQLGGVPIMMPSVSMYSVGAGGGSKGWIDAGGMLKVGPESVGSDPGPACYGKGKEPSLTDAFLLCGYLSPDRFAAGNLTLHPHLAEQAMMPIASHLGSTPAKAADHMIQVAVANMYAELSNVMEQHGFDPRSFSFLAFGGAGPVTANFLAEEIQARRVVVPPTPGTLCAQGALSSDFVYDAVKSVDALLHELPMDSLRKTYESLSDEAASWLDDQNLEVLTGRSFILSLDARYKGQAFDIEMDIENQWVEAKDSSSLIDRFHALHKKQYGHSDPEAIIEIINLRARIIGHTPKPLRAAISSVEKGATLQPIATRQIICRGQAEEASVYRREDLLVGHVVPGPAIVEQDDTTTVVLPAWEARTDVSGNLLIERQQGGERS, translated from the coding sequence TTGGGGAAGCAAACATACAGATTGGGTATCGACATCGGAGGAACGTTTACAGACCTGACGCTGTTGAATGTGAATACAGGCCTTCTTAAAACATTAAAGATGCCGACCGTTCCAGAGGATCCAGCGGCTGGCATTCAAAAAGGCTTGGACATGCTGGAAGACGACGGAATTAATGTGTCGTCCATCACTTATTTTGTTCACGGCACGACAATTGGTTTGAACACCTTATTGCAGCGAAAAGGAGCAAAGACAGCGCTGTTTGTGACGGAGGGATTTCGTGACATTCTCTCCCTACAACGCTTGCGCTTACCAGTCCCTTATGATTTCCGCTCACGGTTGCCAGAGCCGTTGGTGCCAAGAAAACATGTGTATTCGATTTCGGAACGCATGCTTCATACAGGCGACGTTCACCAACCGCTTGAAATCGCTTCAATAGATCAAGCGATTGACCAAGCGCTAGAGGAAAACATTGAAGGGATCGTCGTTGCCTTCTTGCATAGCTACCGAAACAGCACTCATGAAGAGAAGGCCGTAGAGCGAATTCGTGAGCGTGCTCCACATATTGAAGTCATTGGATCGGCGGCACTCTGGCCACAGATGCGAGAATTCGAACGTGCTGTCCTCGGTGCGGCGAATGTGTATATTCAGCCAAAGGTCAGAGCGTACTTCACGACATTGAAGGAACGCCTTGAATCAAGAGGTGTGCGAACGACCCCCTTTATTACACAATCCAATGGAGGGATAATGACGATTGAAACGGCTGCTGAGGCACCGGTTCGTACGTTGTTTTCGGGGCCAGCGGCTGGTGTCGTAGGGGCCCTTCAGGAAGCCAAAGCGTCTGGTTTGAAGGATATTGTGACCTTCGATATGGGAGGCACAAGTGCAGACATATCCATTATTGAGAATGGACACCCTACCTTTACACAAGCCAATCAATTAGGTGGGGTCCCCATCATGATGCCATCCGTCTCTATGTATTCGGTAGGGGCAGGAGGGGGATCGAAAGGGTGGATTGATGCAGGTGGCATGCTGAAGGTTGGCCCAGAATCGGTCGGGTCTGACCCTGGTCCAGCCTGTTACGGTAAAGGAAAAGAGCCGTCGTTAACCGATGCTTTCCTCCTCTGTGGGTATCTTTCTCCAGACCGTTTTGCTGCTGGCAACCTGACGTTGCACCCTCATCTCGCAGAGCAAGCAATGATGCCGATTGCCAGTCACCTCGGTAGTACGCCCGCCAAAGCAGCCGATCATATGATTCAAGTGGCTGTTGCCAATATGTATGCGGAGTTAAGTAACGTCATGGAGCAACACGGTTTTGACCCACGTTCCTTTAGTTTTCTTGCTTTTGGCGGGGCTGGTCCAGTGACGGCAAACTTCCTAGCAGAGGAAATTCAGGCGAGACGTGTTGTTGTCCCTCCAACGCCAGGAACGCTTTGTGCGCAAGGGGCATTGAGCTCTGATTTTGTGTATGACGCAGTAAAGTCAGTGGATGCACTGCTTCATGAGCTGCCGATGGATAGCCTCAGGAAAACGTACGAGTCCCTTTCCGATGAAGCCGCGAGTTGGCTAGATGATCAAAACCTTGAGGTTCTAACAGGACGAAGCTTCATCTTATCATTGGATGCTCGCTACAAGGGGCAAGCGTTTGATATTGAGATGGACATCGAAAATCAATGGGTTGAAGCGAAGGATAGCTCAAGCTTGATTGACCGATTCCACGCTCTTCATAAAAAGCAGTATGGCCACAGCGATCCAGAGGCGATTATTGAGATCATTAACCTCAGAGCTCGAATCATCGGTCATACGCCAAAGCCACTCCGAGCAGCGATTTCATCAGTAGAAAAAGGGGCAACACTGCAACCGATAGCCACACGTCAAATCATTTGTCGTGGTCAAGCCGAAGAAGCGTCAGTGTATCGACGTGAAGACTTATTGGTTGGGCATGTTGTCCCTGGACCAGCGATCGTCGAGCAGGACGACACAACAACTGTTGTGTTGCCGGCATGGGAAGCACGTACAGATGTTAGTGGCAATCTACTCATTGAACGACAACAAGGAGGGGAGCGCTCATGA
- a CDS encoding glucuronate isomerase, whose translation MTIQSKDQLETVVHEAIQKQPVTDMHTHLYSPNFGDILLWDIDELLTYHYLVAEVMRWTDITPEAFWELSKREQADLIWDELFIKHSPVSEACRGVLTCLQGLGLDPSTRDLNAYRAHFEKLTSEQAVANVLKAANVNHVVMTNDPFDDLERVSWEKGEKAEAPFHAALRIDPLLNQFEQSVPKLQGWGYKVDANWSEQTAAEVRRFLNDWIKRMDPVYMAVSLPPTFAFPEDSFRGKVIEECILPVSKENSLPFAMMIGVKKQVNPRLGDAGDYLGKASMDAVEHLLSHYPDNKFIVTMLSRENQHELVVLARKFSNLMIFGCWWFMNNPIIINEMTRMRMEMLGTSMIPQHSDARVLEQLVYKWSHSKQLIGDVLIDKYNDILQTGWTISEDEIKRDVADLFADNFWRFVGKEAKAKQNA comes from the coding sequence ATGACCATTCAATCGAAAGACCAACTGGAAACTGTCGTACACGAGGCTATTCAAAAGCAGCCGGTCACGGACATGCATACGCATCTGTATTCACCAAATTTCGGAGACATTTTGCTTTGGGATATTGACGAGCTGTTAACCTACCATTACTTGGTTGCTGAAGTGATGCGTTGGACAGATATCACGCCAGAAGCTTTCTGGGAGCTCAGCAAACGTGAACAGGCTGATTTGATTTGGGACGAGCTGTTTATTAAGCATTCTCCAGTAAGTGAAGCCTGTCGCGGGGTACTTACTTGCTTGCAAGGACTTGGTCTCGATCCGTCGACGAGAGATTTAAATGCGTACCGTGCTCATTTTGAAAAGCTTACTAGTGAGCAAGCTGTGGCGAATGTGTTGAAGGCGGCGAATGTGAATCATGTTGTCATGACCAATGATCCGTTTGATGACCTTGAACGTGTTTCTTGGGAAAAAGGAGAGAAGGCTGAGGCGCCATTCCACGCAGCCTTACGTATCGACCCATTGTTGAACCAGTTTGAGCAATCTGTGCCAAAGCTGCAGGGCTGGGGCTATAAGGTGGATGCCAATTGGTCAGAGCAAACAGCTGCAGAAGTTCGCCGGTTTTTGAACGATTGGATTAAACGGATGGACCCTGTCTATATGGCCGTGTCCTTGCCACCAACGTTTGCCTTCCCTGAGGATTCCTTCCGTGGAAAAGTCATTGAAGAATGTATTCTGCCTGTTTCAAAAGAAAACAGCCTGCCATTTGCTATGATGATTGGCGTGAAAAAGCAAGTGAATCCGAGGCTTGGAGATGCTGGAGACTATTTAGGAAAAGCCTCCATGGATGCCGTTGAGCATTTGCTTTCTCATTATCCTGACAATAAATTTATTGTCACGATGCTCTCACGTGAAAACCAGCATGAACTCGTCGTGTTGGCACGCAAATTCTCGAACTTAATGATTTTCGGTTGCTGGTGGTTTATGAACAACCCGATCATTATTAACGAAATGACACGTATGCGCATGGAAATGCTCGGCACAAGTATGATTCCACAGCATTCCGATGCTCGCGTTCTTGAGCAGCTTGTTTATAAGTGGAGCCATTCTAAGCAATTGATCGGTGATGTGCTGATTGACAAGTACAACGACATTTTGCAAACGGGATGGACAATTAGCGAAGACGAGATTAAGCGAGACGTGGCTGATCTGTTTGCGGACAACTTCTGGCGTTTTGTTGGCAAGGAAGCAAAAGCAAAACAAAATGCGTAA